A region from the Sebastes umbrosus isolate fSebUmb1 chromosome 18, fSebUmb1.pri, whole genome shotgun sequence genome encodes:
- the LOC119477433 gene encoding leukotriene B4 receptor 1-like codes for METVSIITHSALNIELVCQQVCSMEQLNSSVVPSNISSPGHPSPASWVSTGLIPAIVLSFCLLLGVPGNIAVIILKPNWQHLSTLSQSLMLNLAISDLLCLLTLPLVIYILLHSWTIGLVTCKLMKYLIYCCVYGSLLTVTMLSVQRYLQVVHPQRCFNQVGRRRLLVLLWLVAMILSIPALVVQQLTTDQNWTTCQSHYSSPAQQIAVLLAESLPGFVSIIVVIIAYSGLHRKVNQAVFFSNPQTTRLVTSIIVTFFILWVPYHITNVLEVAAVLLKNDSLLKLFMDIRNIVVALVFVNSCLNPLLYAFASRNMCTVCQKREHTVNAEAQLQEV; via the exons ATGGAA ACTGTTTCCATCATCACTCACTCAGCGCTAAACATTGAGCTTGTCTGCCAGCAAGTTTGCAGCATGGAACAACTCAACTCCTCTGTTGTCCCTTCCAACATCTCCTCTCCTGGACATCCATCTCCTGCCTCCTGGGTCTCCACCGGTCTCATCCCTGCGATAGTGCTGTCCTTCTGCCTCCTGCTGGGAGTTCCTGGAAACATCGCTGTGATCATCCTCAAACCAAACTGGCAGCACCTGTCCACTCTGAGCCAGAGTTTGATGCTGAATTTGGCCATATCAGACTTGCTCTGCCTGCTCACCCTGCCGCTGGTGatttacattttactgcacagcTGGACCATCGGCCTGGTGACCTGTAAGCTCATGAAGTATCTCATTTACTGCTGCGTTTATGGTAGCCTGCTGACTGTGACGATGCTGAGTGTCCAGCGCTACCTACAGGTGGTGCACCCGCAGAGGTGCTTCAATCAGGTAGGAAGGAGGAGGCTGCTGGTTCTGCTCTGGCTGGTTGCGATGATCCTGTCCATCCCTGCTTTAGTGGTTCAACAGCTGACCACAGACCAGAACTGGACAACCTGCCAATCTCACTACTCTTCCCCGGCCCAGCAGATAGCCGTCCTGCTGGCAGAGTCTCTGCCGGGATTTGTTTCAATTATTGTCGTGATAATTGCATACAGCGGCCTCCACAGAAAAGTGAACCAGGCGGTTTTCTTCAGCAACCCACAGACGACCCGGCTGGTGACAAGTATCATCGTGACATTCTTCATCCTATGGGTACCATATCATATCACAAATGTGCTCGAAGTTGCAGCAGTTTTGCTCAAAAACGACAGCCTGTTGAAGCTCTTCATGGACATCCGGAACATTGTTGTAGCACTGGTATTTGTGAATAGCTGCCTGAATCCACTCCTTTATGCGTTTGCTTCTAGAAACATGTGCACTGTGTGCCAAAAAAGGGAACATACTGTTAATGCAGAAGCACAGTTGCAGGAAGTCTAA
- the LOC119477434 gene encoding leukotriene B4 receptor 1-like, whose translation MQNQPAMKETVSIFTHSALNIELVCHQVCSMEQLNSSVVPSNISSPGHPSPAYWDSRRLIPAIVLSFCFLLGVPGNIAVIIIRPNWQHLSTLSQSLMLNLAISDLLCLLTLPLLIYIVLHSWTLGLVTCKLMKYLTYCSICSSLLTVTALSVQRYLQVVYPQRCFNQVGRRRLLVLLWLVAMILSIPTLVVQQLTTDQNWTTCKAHFSSPAQQIAVMLAESLLGFVSIIVVVFAYIDLHRKVNQSAFFNNPQTNRLVTSIIVMFFILCVPYHITNVLGVIAILLKNDGLLKFCMDSRRSVGALVFVNSCLNPLLYAFASRNMCTVCRKREHTVNAEAQLQEV comes from the exons ATGCAAAACCAGCCAGCTATGAAGGAA ACTGTCTCCATCTTCACTCACTCAGCGCTAAACATTGAGCTTGTCTGCCATCAAGTTTGCAGTATGGAACAACTCAACTCCTCTGTTGTCCCTTCTAACATCTCCTCTCCTGGACATCCATCTCCTGCCTACTGGGACTCCAGACGTCTCATCCCTGCAATAGTGCTGTCCTTCTGCTTCCTGCTGGGAGTTCCTGGAAACATCGCTGTAATCATCATCAGACCAAACTGGCAGCACCTGTCCACTCTGAGCCAGAGTTTGATGCTGAATTTGGCCATATCAGACCTGCTCTGCCTGCTCACCCTGCCGCTGTTGATTTACATTGTACTGCACAGCTGGACCCTCGGCCTGGTGACCTGTAAGCTCATGAAGTATCTCACATACTGCAGCATTTGCAGTAGCCTGCTGACTGTGACGGCGCTGAGTGTCCAGCGCTACCTACAGGTGGTGTACCCACAGAGGTGCTTCAATCAGGTAGGAAGGAGGAGGCTGCTGGTTCTGCTATGGCTGGTTGCGATGATACTGTCCATCCCTACTTTAGTGGTTCAACAGCTGACCACAGACCAGAACTGGACAACCTGCAAAGCTCACTTCTCTTCCCCGGCCCAGCAGATAGCCGTCATGCTGGCAGAGTCTCTGCTGGGATTTGTTTCAATTATTGTCGTGGTATTTGCATACATCGACCTCCACAGAAAAGTGAACCAGTCGGCTTTCTTCAACAACCCACAGACGAACCGGCTCGTCACAAGTATCATCGTGATGTTCTTCATCCTATGCGTGCCATATCATATCACAAATGTGCTCGGTGTGATAGCTATCTTGCTCAAAAACGACGGCCTGTTAAAATTCTGCATGGACAGCCGGAGAAGTGTTGGAGCACTGGTATTTGTGAATAGCTGCCTGAATCCACTCCTCTATGCGTTTGCTTCTAGAAACATGTGCACTGTGTGCCGAAAAAGGGAACATACTGTTAATGCAGAAGCGCAGTTGCAGGAAGTCTAA
- the LOC119477435 gene encoding leukotriene B4 receptor 1-like — translation MKTQNIKLVCQQVCSMEQLNSSVVLSNISSSPGHPYPVSWVSRGLIPAMVLLLCFLLGFPGNIAVIILRPNWQHLSTLSQRLMLNLAISDLLCLLTLPLWIYTLLYSWTLGLVTCKLLAYLIYCSVYSSLLTVTALSVQRYLQVVYPQRCFSQVGRRRLLVLLWLVAMILSIPALVVRQLTTYQNWTSYKPHFSSPGQQISVLLAETLPGFVSIIVVVFAYSGLHRKVNQAVFFNNPQTTRLVTRIVVVFFVLWVPYHIVNVLGVAAISLKNDGLLKFCMASWNIVGALIFVNSCLNPLLYAFASRNMCTVCRKREHTVNAEAQLQEV, via the exons ATGAAAA CGCAAAACATTAAGCTCGTCTGCCAGCAAGTTTGCAGCATGGAACAACTCAACTCTTCTGTTGTCCTTTCtaacatctcctcctctcctggaCATCCATATCCTGTCTCCTGGGTCTCCAGGGGTCTCATCCCTGCAATGGTGCTGTTACTCTGCTTCCTGCTGGGATTTCCTGGAAACATCGCTGTGATCATCCTCAGACCAAACTGGCAGCACCTGTCCACTCTGAGCCAGCGTTTGATGCTGAATTTGGCCATATCAGACCTGCTCTGCCTGCTCACCCTGCCGCTGTGGATTTACACTTTACTGTACAGCTGGACCCTCGGCCTGGTGACCTGTAAGCTCCTGGCGTATCTCATTTACTGCAGCGTTTACAGTAGCCTGCTGACTGTGACGGCGCTGAGTGTCCAGCGCTACCTACAGGTGGTGTACCCACAGAGGTGCTTCAGTCAGGTAGGAAGGAGGAGACTGCTGGTTCTGCTCTGGCTGGTTGCGATGATCCTGTCCATCCCAGCTTTAGTGGTTCGACAGCTGACCACATACCAGAACTGGACATCCTATAAACCTCACTTCTCTTCCCCGGGCCAGCAGATATCCGTCCTATTGGCAGAGACTCTGCCGGGATTTGTTTCAATTATTGTCGTGGTATTTGCATACAGCGGCCTCCACAGAAAAGTGAACCAGGCGGTTTTCTTCAACAACCCACAGACGACCCGGCTGGTCACACGTATCGTCGTGGTATTTTTTGTCCTGTGGGTGCCATATCATATCGTAAATGTTCTTGGTGTGGCAGCAATCTCGCTCAAAAACGACGGCCTGTTGAAGTTCTGCATGGCCAGCTGGAACATTGTTGGAGCACTGATATTTGTGAATAGCTGCCTGAATCCACTCCTTTATGCGTTTGCTTCTAGAAACATGTGCACTGTGTGCCGAAAAAGGGAACATACTGTTAATGCAGAAGCGCAGTTGCAGGAAGTCTAA
- the LOC119477436 gene encoding leukotriene B4 receptor 1-like, with amino-acid sequence METVSIFTHSALNIQLVCQQVCSMEQLNSSVVPSNISSSPGHPYPASWVSRGLIPAMVMSFCFLLGVPGNIAVIILRPNWQHLSTLSQRLMLNLAISDLLCLLTLPLLIYTLLYSWTLGLVTCKILVYLIYCSVYSSLLTVTALSVQRYLLVVHPQRCFNQVGRRRLLVLLWLVAMILSIPTLVVRQLTTYQNWTTCKPHYSSPTQQMSVLLAESLTGFVLFIVVVFAYSGLHRKVNQAAFFNNPQTTRLVTSIIVVVFVLWLPYHITNVLAVAAISLTNDSLLKFCVDIWNIVEALIFVNSCLNPLLYAFASRNMCTVCRKREHTVNAEAQLQEV; translated from the exons ATGGAA ACTGTCTCAATCTTCACTCACTCAGCGCTTAATATTCAGCTTGTCTGCCAGCAAGTTTGCAGCATGGAACAACTCAACTCCTCTGTTGTCCCTTCtaacatctcctcctctcctggaCATCCATATCCTGCCTCCTGGGTCTCCAGGGGTCTCATCCCTGCGATGGTGATGTCCTTCTGCTTCCTGCTGGGAGTTCCTGGAAACATCGCTGTGATCATCCTCAGACCAAACTGGCAGCACCTGTCCACTCTGAGCCAGCGTTTGATGCTGAATTTGGCCATATCAGACCTGCTCTGCCTGCTCACCCTGCCGCTGTTGATTTACACTTTACTGTACAGCTGGACCCTCGGCCTGGTGACCTGTAAGATCCTGGTGTATCTCATTTACTGCAGCGTTTACAGTAGCCTGCTGACTGTGACGGCGCTGAGTGTCCAGCGCTACCTACTGGTGGTTCACCCGCAGAGGTGCTTCAATCAGGTAGGAAGGAGGAGGCTGCTGGTTCTGCTCTGGCTGGTTGCGATGATCCTGTCCATTCCTACTTTAGTGGTTCGACAGCTGACCACATACCAGAACTGGACAACCTGCAAACCTCACTACTCTTCTCCGACTCAGCAGATGTCCGTCCTGCTGGCAGAGTCTCTGACgggatttgttttatttattgtcgtGGTATTTGCATACAGCGGCCTCCACAGAAAAGTGAACCAGGCGGCTTTCTTCAACAACCCACAGACGACCCGACTGGTCACAAGTATCATTGTGGTAGTTTTTGTCCTGTGGTTGCCATATCATATCACAAATGTGCTCGCTGTGGCAGCAATTTCACTCACAAACGACAGTCTGTTGAAGTTCTGCGTGGACATCTGGAACATTGTTGAAGCACTGATATTTGTGAATAGCTGCCTGAATCCACTCCTCTATGCGTTTGCTTCTAGAAACATGTGCACTGTGTGCCGAAAAAGGGAACATACTGTTAATGCAGAAGCGCAGTTGCAGGAAGTCTAA
- the LOC119477437 gene encoding leukotriene B4 receptor 1-like — translation MQNQPAMKETVSIFTHSALNIELVYQQVCSMEQLNSSVVPSNITSSPGHPSPAYWVSRGLIPAIVLSFCILLGVPGNIAVIILRPNWQHLSTPSQSLMLNLAISDLLCLLTLPLLIYILLHSWTLGLVTCKLMKYLTYCSIYSSLLTVTALSVQRYLQVVYPQRGYSQVGKRRLLVRLWLVAMILSIPPLVVQQLTTYQNWTICQSHYSSPAQQIAVLLAESLPGFVSIIVVIIAYSGLHRKVNQAVFFSNPQTTRLVTSIIVTFFILWVPYHITNVLNVAAILLKNDGLLKFCMASWNIVGTLIFLNSCLNPLLYAFASRNMCTFCRKREHTVNAEEQLQEV, via the exons ATGCAAAACCAGCCAGCTATGAAGGAA ACTGTCTCCATCTTCACTCACTCAGCGCTAAACATTGAGCTTGTGTACCAGCAAGTTTGCAGCATGGAACAACTCAACTCCTCTGTTGTCCCTTCTAACATCACATCCTCTCCTGGACATCCATCTCCTGCCTACTGGGTGTCCAGGGGTCTCATCCCTGCGATAGTGCTGTCCTTCTGCATCCTGCTGGGAGTTCCTGGAAACATCGCTGTGATCATCCTCAGACCAAACTGGCAGCACCTGTCCACTCCGAGCCAGAGTTTGATGCTGAATTTGGCCATATCAGACCTGCTCTGCCTGCTCACCCTGCCGCTGTTGatttacattttactgcacagcTGGACCCTCGGCCTGGTGACCTGTAAGCTCATGAAGTATCTCACGTACTGCAGCATTTACAGTAGCCTGCTGACTGTGACGGCGCTGAGTGTCCAGCGCTACCTGCAGGTGGTGTACCCACAGAGGGGCTACAGTCAGGTAGGAAAGAGGAGGCTGCTGGTTCGGCTCTGGCTGGTTGCGATGATCCTGTCCATTCCTCCTTTAGTGGTTCAACAGCTGACCACATACCAGAACTGGACAATCTGCCAATCTCACTACTCTTCCCCGGCCCAGCAGATAGCCGTCCTGCTGGCAGAGTCTCTGCCGGGATTTGTTTCAATTATTGTCGTGATAATTGCATACAGCGGCCTCCACAGAAAAGTGAACCAGGCGGTTTTCTTCAGCAACCCACAGACGACCCGGCTGGTGACAAGTATCATCGTGACGTTCTTCATCCTATGGGTACCATATCATATCACAAATGTGCTCAATGTGGCAGCAATTTTGCTCAAAAATGACGGCCTGTTGAAGTTCTGCATGGCCAGCTGGAACATTGTTGGAACACTGATATTTTTGAATAGCTGCCTGAATCCACTCCTCTATGCGTTTGCTTCTAGAAACATGTGCACTTTTTGCCGAAAAAGGGAACATACTGTTAATGCAGAAGAGCAGTTGCAGGAAGTCTAA